CAGCGACTCGGGGAAGCTCACCTTGAGATCCGTGGACAATTCGGATGCTGGTATTTACCGATGTATTGCAACAAACTACTTGGATGCCGACGTTTTGATCTTTCGGATTACAGTTTTGTCTCCCGatgtggaggaggcggaggtgAACGGGGTCCAGCTGACCCGCTCACTGGGCCAAAGCTTGCTCCTGGACTGTGGATCTACTGGGAACCCTGTAGCTTCCATTCAGTGGATTCTTCCCGATCACTCAGTCTTGGACAAATCGAGTGGGAACAGACATGTTTACAATAACGGCAGCTTGGGAATACAGTCGCTGACGGAGAGAGACCGAGGGTTTTTCAGATGTCTGTCCTCGAATTACCTCGGGGTCGATTTGTTGACGTCCCAAGTGAGTATTACCGACGAGGGGACAAAGCAAGTGCAAATAATAGATTCCGAAGGCTCAGGgctcgatgagattgattcCGACGCAGAGGAGACGGAGACGACTCACAGTGGACTTATTCATTCCAAGTCGTCTCAACGGACTAACCAGGAGTCCAGGACCATCACCTCAGACAGGCCGTACCCAAGGTACAAGGCACCGCACACCAGAGGAGGTCATCGGAGAGGTAGCCCCTTAAGCAGCAGGAGAAAATGGGGAGGCAGGCGGGTATTCGATAAGGGATCTCGAAGGGTGGATCCTCAAAAATTTGCAGAGTTCATGAAGAAAGCCCAGTCTGGCCAGACAACAAACAATGAGATAGGGAAAACCGATGAGGAACGGGGAAGCACCAAAACAGATTTGGGGCTCTCTGGAGACGGGGATGTGGGTTCAGGAGAGGGTTTTTCTGAGGATCAAATTATCGCGATGCCAAATGGTGAGGTGACAATCACAGAAATGCCAGAAACCAACCAGTATGGCGCAGTAATAACAAAGGAATCAGAGAACAGTCAGGGTAGTGTGATGACAACCACAGATACTTATGTGAATTTATATGACAACCAGGATGGACACATGACAACCACTGAGTCATTTGACAAATATGAGAGTGCTGTTATGTCCACAACCGAAATATTAGATGATACACAGGATGGTGTTTTGAGCAATACTGAATCAATAGACGACATATGGAATGAGGTTGTGACAACAGCTGAATCCTCAGATGACTCTCAGGACTATGAAATGACAACAACAGAGTATCCAGTCGACCTGGTCACCAGTGCCTTCACAACAGCAGAAACTAGAGACAAATTAACACCTGGACCACACCACAGGTCTGAGATCTCAAGAATACGATTCCCAGATCTCAGTGTCACCACTAGCACTTATGAAATTCAAAGAGACGAAACAACaccatttaaaaacaaactCACTTACTCCAGGGGATTCAGTGACAATAGACAGTATACTTATCAGACAAGACCTAACGACTCGTTTAAGCGACCTGTCACACTTAAGCTTACGGTGACTGATTCCACAGACGAGATGCAGGTCATGTTCTCAGGTGACACACCTGAGTCTTCGACTGAGGGAATGTCTGTAGTCAACGGCCAGAACCCACATGTCACTCCGATGATGGATGGGGTGGCTCAGAGACTGAAGCCAGTTGTTCACACATCCTCTGACCCCGACAGCCAGACTACATTCACAGCTGTGACCACAACAGAACGCGAGCAAGATGAAATCACCTTTCACACTACTCAGAGGATCAAGTCTCACCGCCTTCCGGCTGGATCCACCATCATCTCACGACAACAGATACAAATAATACCCCCCAACAGGAGGAGGCCAGGACGGAGGCGCAACTTCCCCAACAGGCGAAGAATAATTCGACCAAACAAGATCACAGACATCCAGTCCTACCTTGATAAATTCAAGAAACCTTCAGTCTCACAGAAGGGGGCAGCCACAGTGCCATATTCAGTAGAGATAACCACAGATTGTGGAGATTGTGGTGACCAAACAGGTGGGAAAAATACGGCAGAGGAGAGTAATACTAACATTCACAGTTCTTCTCCTCAAAGAACGGAAAAGCCCGTCAGGGCCAATACCCTCACAAAATCTCCAGAGCAATATCCTGAGAAaatcacacaaacatttacctCAGACCCTGCTACCCTGCACATGAGAACTGAGGGAGCTAATAGCTACATGACTTCCGCAGATGCCCCTGATCTGGAACCAACGCAAGATCCAGTGGCATATCAGCCAACGACCACTAAAGCTGCTACAACTACAAAGTCCTCCAAAGTTATTCGGGGTAAAATACCCTGGCATAAACTGTTTGGAACCAGAGAGGGACAAAAAGAACTGTTGAACAGGCTTCGTAAACCAGTCAAACCAACCACCAAAATCACCCAgagcacaaccacaaccacaaccacaaccacaaccacacctACAACCACACCTACAACCTCTTCAGCAATTCCAACCACTACCGAAGCTGAAATGGAAACAACCTTCCTGCCTACTGTGGAGTCTCTTGTTGCACCAGTGACGCTACCACCTCCCATGTCTGAGAAAGATCTCGAGACGTCAGCATTTGACCCTGAAGACTCTTTCACTACCATAACAAAAGAGGAGTCAACCACTGTGACCGAGGCTCCAACCACACAGGAGATGACCACAACTGCTCCTGCATATGGCTCGAGATTCCCCTCAACCTTGGACTCATCCTCAAGTGTAAAGACTCTTGATGTGCCACCAACAATCAAGCCTAAAGAGGAGGTTGTTGAGTCAAGCTTCTCTGGCTCTGACTCTTGGGGTTCTGGAACATGGACGCCCCGAAGGGTTGGGGGACAAAACAGGCGATTTAGAGGGCGAGGGCGTTTCAGAGGCCGAAGGCCAATGAGGAAACCCACTACAAAAactccaaccacaacaacaactccaaccacaacaacaactccgaccacaacaacaacaacaacaacaacaacagcagcaacaacagaggTGCCTACTACAACAACCGAGCTGCCAGAAACCTCCACTTTCATGGAAACTACCACATTAGTGCCGAGGCCAGTATCAAAGTCCCACTCAGGAGGCGTGTCGCggccactgtacacacacttctgGGAGGAAGAGATCTCCGTCGTGTCCTCCCCGTCTGGAACCAAGGACTCAGATGACGTAGATTGGAGAGTCCCATTGTATTTCACCACCAGTCGGCCGAGGGAATACACCACGTCACGGCCCACCACCGCCTCCAGAACCACTCCATCGTCACGGCAGTATGGAACCCCGCGGTCTCGAGTGCAGACCGGTAGAGATAACAGAGTGTACGTCAATGGCAGAGTGCCCCCTCGCAGATACGGGCATTCCCCAACACACAGACCTCCGGTTAGACCAGTGAGGCCCACCATGCCTGTCATCACACAGGGATCTAAGAGGAGGCCAGAAGCAGAACGAACCTTGACCTCTGTTGTCACGACAACAGAGCTCCCAACAGAGCCGGAATACACCCACAGGCCCTCCCTTTATGACTACGACGACATCGACAACACGTACGACCACCAGGCCAAAGAGTACGACACAACAACGTCCGTTACCACGAAGCCATCCACGGAGCCGTCCACGGAGGATGTGCCGACCAAGCCGAGGATTGTGGGGGGCAACGCTGCCAGCTTCACGGTGCTGTCGAACTCCGACGCCATCCTGCCGTGTGAGGTGGAGGGCAACCCTCCACCCTCCGTCAGCTGGAGACGCTTCTCCCCCAGCGCAGGTACCACGGCACGCCAACTCACTCCCACATGTGGAGACGCCACACAGATTAGTAATCACAGGAGTAGTAGTGTGCACGGTCATACTTTGGCAGTTATGATGCCGACATTTTAATCACACATAACAACATTATAATGCCCTACATTTTAATCACACATAACGACATTATAATGCCCTACATTTGATTGACTGTCACACATGATAATATTATAATGCTCTACATTTGATTGACTTTCACACGTAACAATATAATAATTCTCTACATTTGATTGACTTTCACACATAACAACATTATAATGCCCTACATTTGATTGACTTTCACACATAACATTAAAATGCCCTACATTTTTTACTGTAAATGAATGCCCTAATACCTGATACTCTACTACAGTACATTTGATTCTGTCCAGACTGAATATTGTACTGATACTGTATAATGTGTCTATGAAGGTTTATTTATTAGGCATCCATAGTGATAATCACTGGAATATGAATGCTGATATTATAATGGTAATCCAGTCGACAACTCAAACTGGGCAACAATCACAGACATTATTTTATAGATACTTGGCTTGTCTATTTGAAAGagtagctactgtatgtacagcatATTTATGTAAGGTGTTAGTGCAACAAGTTCAAGTACTTAAAGTATTCATCTGCATGACTAAACGTGTCTTTTGTTtcgtttccttttcttttctatttgtcCATCAGAATGGGTACTGCTTGgtatgtgacctttgacctttggccTTTTTACACTACGCAGCCCAAAGACTGTGCATGTAAAAAGAGGAGCTAAATAAATACCTCATTCTGTCATTGTGTGTAACAGTCTGTAGTGTGCGTCATATCACTGATCTGTTTCTTCTGTTCTCAAGGAAACACACTGACCATAAGGGGAAAGATGGGCAAGTTCGAGGTATTCCAAAATGGAACTCTGTACATCCAGGATGCAAATGTAAAGGACCGAGGCCAGTACCTCTGTTTAGCCGAGAACGACTACGGCTCGGACAAGCTCATCGTCACCCTGTCGGTGGTGGCGTACCCGTCGCGCATCCTCGAGCCCAAGGTCCGAGACATCAAGGTGCATTCTGGGAATACCGTCGAGATGAACTGCAAGACAGAGGGTCGGCCCACGCCTCTGGTCTCGTGGATCCTGGCCAACCGGACGCAGGTGAGAGGCCAGGACGCCGCCGCCCACGGACGAGTCTCGGTCACGCCGGAGGGGACGCTGGTCCTCCGCCAGGTGTCCGTGTACGACCGCGGCCACTACAAGTGCATCGCCAGCAACGCCGCCGGCCTGGACACGGCCACCGTGCGCCTGCAGGTCATCGCAGCGCCCCCCGACATCCTGGAGGAGAAACGGCAGCAGCTCAAAGTCCGCTCGGGGGACAACCTGTGGCTGCCGTGCACGGCGAAGGGCACCCCCCAGCCCACTGTGCACTGGGTCCTCCCCGACGCGTCGGTGGTTCACCCGCAGCGCTACGGCAACCAGAGGTCCTCGGCGTTCGCCAACGGAACTCTCCTCCTGACAGGCGTGACGACGGCAGACAGCGGCGTGTTGGAGTGCATCGCCAACAGCCCCGCCGGCTCGGAGAGACGAGTGGTCACCCTCACCGTGGAGACCGCGCAGACTCCTCCGCAGATCGTAGAGGTGTCCCAGAGGAGAACGGACCTCGAGTTTGGGGATCAACTGCGGCTCAACTGCTCCGCCACCGGGGACCCCAAACCCAAGATCATGTGGAGACTCCCGTCCAAGGCAGTGGTTGACCAGTGGCACAGGTAAAAGAATCACCGTCCTCAAAGCatgtgcgctcacacacacacatacattacacacacacatgtgtatacacacacacacacaaagacacatacacacacacagataaaagaatctgctcatacacacacacacacacacacacacacacacaggtaaaagaATCAGCCATAAAAAGAATCAGCCATACATTAGTCCACTAAAgcatgttcatacacacaaacacacacgctcatgcacgcacacatactttGCTGTTGGGAACTCAGGTGATTTAGATGTCCAAGAGAGCAACTGTAACATTGAATAGCTGCCTCATAAGTCATGCGAAATTCATGGTCTTATAAAGTTGGTTGGGTTTTACTGGAATCTTTTCATTCCATGTAATTACCCTGAGTTTTCGAAATATCAGTAACTATTGTGTTTCAGCCAACACAAGCAAGTTAATGAGGCTTTGCTTCCCTTCTGCCTTCTGACAACTTCTGATTCCATTTAAATGTACTGTTTTCTGGACCAAGCCAAGGCCTTGTGATTCCATTTAAATGTACTCTATCCTGGACCAAGCCAAGGCCTGGAGACAAACGCACTCGCCATAAAATCGTATGGAGTGTTGCTCCATCTTGTCTTCATTAACTGTGGTGCTGACGTTGGAGAACAGACCAAGAGGAATAGCCAGCAGTGATTTAACatagacatgcacagacatagacacacggTACTTTAtcataacacatacagtacatttctgtTCGACTTCCTAAGTCAGTTAGGTGCATTATTTAGACAGCGTCACATCAGACATGGAGTATGATCCTCTGTGTATGAAGTCATCTGGGCCCTAACCCTCTAGGAAGACCTGTAGAGCTTGTATAAGAAGAACAGCCTCACAGGACTAAAACAcagtttatttttgttattgaTTTTTGCTCAAAAACGATAAAAATATCCATTATTACGTACAGGACATAACATGGGATGTTGTATTTGCTTCTTATCTAAACACTTACAGTAATGTCCCATTTATGTCCCATAGATGCCAGAGACTGACATTTGATCTGTCATTATTTCAGTTTGATGATGACATGTTAATCGTGTTTTTCTCCTTACCAGACTTAAAAATATgttagtgtctgtgtcttttcCCCCACTGtagttctttttaaaaaaaagtttactATGAGTCCACAGAAGCAGTAGTGTGGATGTGGTTGACACAGAGTTGTTATGAGTAGTGTACGGTCCAATCTGTGTCTGATACAGAAGCAGAGTGAGGTTTTGAGCTGCAGCGTTTGAGAGCTCCCATGATGAAAACTCATTAGGATTGGATATATGTTGACTTAACCTCTGCTGACTGTGCACaatgtgaaaatgaaaacaGACCATTCCCCCTATCCAACAGAGACTGTTGAAATCTTTCCATATGACCCAATGTTATGTAGTCCGTACTGAGACTTAACCATTTAAATTTAGAACTACCTGTCCAGTCAAACATCTGTTTTTATTACTTTTGttgcggggaggggaggggaggggtggtctTAAAAACAACTTAGTGCACTGAATGAAAAGTAGAACAAAACTATTTgaatttattcatttaattaTTCTAGGTTCACGGACAaatttgcatttattttttctgatatacagtatatgaagccTTGTAACTTAATATTGTGAGCAGACAGAGTGAGCTGCAAGTTCAAATGGCAATGTCAGCTCTGTCTAGTGGAAGAATATTGGCTTTCTTGAAGCATTAACAGCTTTGTGCAGTGGAAGAATATGGCTTTCTTGACGTGTTAACAGCTCTGTGTAGTGGAAGAATATTGGTTTTCTTGAAGAGTTAGCAGCTCTGTGCAGTGGGAGATCTACTTTTAGAGTTAAAAGTAAAGTTTTAAGTTTGAGTGCTATGAAGCAGCAGAACCCGCTCTCTGAGTTCACTCTGAGCTCTAACAGTTCCCTTGTCCTTGTGTTCCTCTCCTGACGTCAGGATGGGCAGTCGGCTTCAGGTCCTGGACAACGGCACTCTCATCATCGACTCCGTCAACGACAAGGACGCCGGGGATTACATCTGCGTCGCCCGTAGCGACCTCGGCGACGACCTGCAGCTCCTGAAGGTCGGCGTGTCCATGAAGCCGGCGAAGATCGAGACCAAGGCCTACGGCAAGAAGCAGGTGCCGTACGGCAAAGACCTGCAGGTGGACTGCAAGGCGTCCGGCGCCCCCATGCCGGAGATCTCCTGGGGGCTCCCCGACGGGACGGTGGTGAACGGGGCGCTGCAGGCCGACGGCACCAGGAGAGGGCGCACTAGGCGCTTCGTCCTCTTCGACAACGGGACGTTGTACCTGAACAAGGTGGGCATGGCGGAGGAGGGCGACTACACGTGCTACGCCGAGAACACCGTGGGCAAGGACGAGATGCACGTGCACATCACCGTGATCACGGCGGCGCCCCGCATCCGCACGCCCAGCACCACCTACGCCAGGGTGACCCCGGGGGGAAACGTCCGCTTCGACTGCGAGGCCGTCGGAGAACCCAAGCCCAAGATTCTGTGGATGCTGCCGTCCAACGACATGATCGCGGCGTCCAACGAGCGATATCTGATGCACGTTAACGGGTCCCTCGACATCCGTGACGTCAAGCTCGTGGATGCGGGAGAATATGTCTGCATGGCTCGGAATACTGCGGGAGATGACAGTAAGGTCTACAAGCTGGATATCGATGGAAACCCACCTGTTATCAATGGATATTATCAAAACAGGACGGTGATTAAAGAGACCGCCGCCAAAT
The Sardina pilchardus chromosome 13, fSarPil1.1, whole genome shotgun sequence genome window above contains:
- the igsf10 gene encoding immunoglobulin superfamily member 10 — protein: MQSLPSGPCYLRWKLLALLFVLAALTSKGRACPRSCACYVPTEVHCTFRYLTAIPREIQPVVERINLGYNSLTVLRENEFAGLEHLDLLMLHSNTISNIEDRAFNDLKSLQVLKMSYNKVKEINKDTFSGLHGLVRLHIDHNQIEFINPEAFYGLTKLQLVHLEGNQLQQLHPDTFVTLRHSQVFKMSSVKSVYLSDNALTSIPADLFAGCYQLENVYLHGNPWSCDCRMDWLSEWAEKNPGVLKCKRDKKPSQRPACPVCASPAPARGKGLTQLARDDFTCAKSWIHPYLKQRNLTLGEDDYTPVSAKDFIAPIGTLQMNVTDEVHNDATLTCVVQRPSGVENLNLTQTGDEEDVTVLRATISTSLVCNIDYDQIQQLWRVLATYSDMPMRLERGLLLSMSPEMTYKYRQAQLPDEDIYTEVEADIKANPAWLLQGQINLQLDRTTTTFSTLHIRYSSSVQLRVDSRNLRRDRYSWTMIKRDNQTKTEHAVVAGSTAVLNCETFGNPKPSMEWILTDGTKIRAPYHSDDRRITISDSGKLTLRSVDNSDAGIYRCIATNYLDADVLIFRITVLSPDVEEAEVNGVQLTRSLGQSLLLDCGSTGNPVASIQWILPDHSVLDKSSGNRHVYNNGSLGIQSLTERDRGFFRCLSSNYLGVDLLTSQVSITDEGTKQVQIIDSEGSGLDEIDSDAEETETTHSGLIHSKSSQRTNQESRTITSDRPYPRYKAPHTRGGHRRGSPLSSRRKWGGRRVFDKGSRRVDPQKFAEFMKKAQSGQTTNNEIGKTDEERGSTKTDLGLSGDGDVGSGEGFSEDQIIAMPNGEVTITEMPETNQYGAVITKESENSQGSVMTTTDTYVNLYDNQDGHMTTTESEISRIRFPDLSVTTSTYEIQRDETTPFKNKLTYSRGFSDNRQYTYQTRPNDSFKRPVTLKLTVTDSTDEMQVMFSGDTPESSTEGMSVVNGQNPHVTPMMDGVAQRLKPVVHTSSDPDSQTTFTAVTTTEREQDEITFHTTQRIKSHRLPAGSTIISRQQIQIIPPNRRRPGRRRNFPNRRRIIRPNKITDIQSYLDKFKKPSVSQKGAATVPYSVEITTDCGDCGDQTVPRPVSKSHSGGVSRPLYTHFWEEEISVVSSPSGTKDSDDVDWRVPLYFTTSRPREYTTSRPTTASRTTPSSRQYGTPRSRVQTGRDNRVYVNGRVPPRRYGHSPTHRPPVRPVRPTMPVITQGSKRRPEAERTLTSVVTTTELPTEPEYTHRPSLYDYDDIDNTYDHQAKEYDTTTSVTTKPSTEPSTEDVPTKPRIVGGNAASFTVLSNSDAILPCEVEGNPPPSVSWRRFSPSAGNTLTIRGKMGKFEVFQNGTLYIQDANVKDRGQYLCLAENDYGSDKLIVTLSVVAYPSRILEPKVRDIKVHSGNTVEMNCKTEGRPTPLVSWILANRTQVRGQDAAAHGRVSVTPEGTLVLRQVSVYDRGHYKCIASNAAGLDTATVRLQVIAAPPDILEEKRQQLKVRSGDNLWLPCTAKGTPQPTVHWVLPDASVVHPQRYGNQRSSAFANGTLLLTGVTTADSGVLECIANSPAGSERRVVTLTVETAQTPPQIVEVSQRRTDLEFGDQLRLNCSATGDPKPKIMWRLPSKAVVDQWHRMGSRLQVLDNGTLIIDSVNDKDAGDYICVARSDLGDDLQLLKVGVSMKPAKIETKAYGKKQVPYGKDLQVDCKASGAPMPEISWGLPDGTVVNGALQADGTRRGRTRRFVLFDNGTLYLNKVGMAEEGDYTCYAENTVGKDEMHVHITVITAAPRIRTPSTTYARVTPGGNVRFDCEAVGEPKPKILWMLPSNDMIAASNERYLMHVNGSLDIRDVKLVDAGEYVCMARNTAGDDSKVYKLDIDGNPPVINGYYQNRTVIKETAAKYSRKFIDCKAVGNPPPKITWIMPDNIFLKAPYYGSRINVHHNGTLEIRNVRPTDSAEFICMARNDGGEAVMVVQLEVTTMLRRPIFKNPFNERVVTHMGKTTVLNCSADGHPPPEITWTLPNGTRLSSAESERGAQHHLSGDGTFIIYNPSKTDAGKYRCSAKNSVGYIEKLLVLEVGQKPYILTRPRGVIRAVAGDPLYLHCLADGLPRPSIFWSLPGGLALTRPQATGRYHLMENGTLLIRDAVLHDRGNYHCRARNSAGDAVLTVPVVIVAFPPRITTGPPATVRAVTGVPLKLNCLATGLPTPEITWELPDRSVLSTAAKGRPSGSEMLHPQGTLVIQKPTNADSGAYKCFAKNHLGTDTRITYVRVI